The genomic window TCAGGAGGGTCGACGATCCCGACTGGTTCGAGGGGTTCACTTTCGCCGAGATGGCGGTGCACGAGAGGTCGCGCGAGTACCGCTACGACAGGGAGTGGTTCAAGGAGGGCAAGGTCCGTGCGCGCCAGCGCAGCGGCGTGGCGAACTTCGCCGAGATCCCCGAGCGCGAGCGGCCGAAGGTCCTGTGGAAGAACGCGTACGTCGAGCGCTTCACGGCCATGGTGCTGCGAGGCGAGGCGGACCGCTCAAATGACGGCATGACCGCTGCCATCGAGAAGATCGCGGTGGAGGTGAACGCGCTCGAATGCGCCAAGATCGTCCGCCGCACGGACGAGAAGCGCGCCAAGGGCAAGCCCGTCCCACTAAAGAAGGACGGCACCCCGCGCGCGATCCGTTCGGGAACCGAGATCGGATCCCGCAAGAAGCCGACTTACCGGACACTGCAGCGCTGGCTGCGCATCATGGAGGAGTGCGACTGGGCCCCCGAAGCGCTGCGCGACAACTACCGCCACTGCGGCGACCGCACGCCCAAGCTTGAGCCCGAGGCCCACGACCTGATGGTCGAGAAGGCCAACAAGTACGCCACCCAGGCGCGCCCACCCCGTGCCTTGCTCTACGACGAACTCGACGAAGCCTTGAGGGCCCGCAACAAGGAGTTGGCCAAGGTCGGCCTGCCCCCGCTCAGGTTGCCGAGCCGGCGCCGGTTCTACGCCGAGATCAAGTCGCTCGACGCCTTCTGGGTCTACTCGCGGCGGCACACCCTCGCGGCCGCCTGCCGCAAGTTCGCGGCCGTCGAGGACGGGCCCGCCGTGACACGGATCGGCGAGCGCATCGAGATGGACGAGTGGCAGGTCTCCCTGCAGACGCTGCTGGTCAAGGCCAGGGTCTGGAAGGATCTCGATCCCCAGACCCGGAAGGCCGTGGGGCGCGCCCGCTGGTGGCTCTACGTCGCCATCGACCGGGCGAGCCGCTGCGTGCTTGGCATGCGCCTGGTCGAGAAGCCGAAGGCATCCGAGGCCGTCGCGACCATCCGCATGATCATCTCCGACAAGTCGACGCTGTCTGACGGGTCCGGGGCGCTGACCGAGTGGTCGATGTCGACCGGCATTGGGAAGATCGTCACAGACTGGGGCTCGGCCTTCCTCGCCGAGGAGACCCGCACCGTGGTGCGGGCCATGGGCGGCACCTTCTTCCACCCGCCTGCCGGGAAGGCCGGGTTGCGCGGAACCATCGAACGCATGTTCTCGACCATCGAGAAGAGGGTCATGGGCCACTTCACGGGCCGCACCTTCTCGAACGTCGTCCAGAAGGGCGACTACAAGGCCGATAAGAACGCGAGCGTGCCGCTCGACGTGCTCGCCCGCGCACTCGTCCGCCACGTCGTCGACGACTATCACAACCGGCCGCACCCGGGCCTGGGCGGGGAGACCCCGCGCAACGCCTTCCTCCGCCTGCGCCGGACCACCGGCCGCATCCCGGTCCCGGACCCCCACACCCAGCGCGCGATCTTCGGCATCGAGGGTACCTGCACAATCGACAACTCGGGCGTCACGATCCTGGGGCTCAGGTACCAGAATCAGGAACTCTACGACTGGTTCACCCACAAGGGCATCCACGACGTGCCCTTCCGGCTCGACCCGGAGGACGTCGGCTACGCCTCGGTCCAGCTCGGGGATGAGTGGTTGACCGTCCCCTGCCGCAAGCCGGAGCTCAGGGGTGTGCCGTTCCGGGTCTGGCGTGAGGCGTCCGCCGACCTCAAGGCTCGCCATGCCAGGGACGCCGAGCTGTCGAGGCCGGTCGTGCTCGCCTCCGTTCGCGCCTTCGCGGAACTCGCCGAGGAATGCCGCCGCGAGGCCGGCATCATGGAGGAGCTCGACACGCCGGATTCCCTCCGCCGGGCGCGCGAGGCCCTGGGCTACGGCTTCGCCCTGCCGGAATGGGACGAGGTGGATACCGGCGACCAGGGCGGCGATCTCCTCGACGCCGTCATCCCAGCGACGGGCGGCGAGCAGGACGATGCCGCGGCGCATCCGGCCGCGACCGAGACCCCGCCGGCACCCCCGACGTGACGTATGGGCAGCCGAAGCGAGGACGGGCGATGAGCGGGTTCGGCGATACGGGCACGGACGTCCTTCAGGAACTGCTCGCTGCGATGTCTCCGGACGAGCGCGAGGCCCTCGATGTCATGGAACGGGTGAGGTCGCGCATCCTTAGGACGCCCGATCGGGACGATGAGACCTCCGCTGCCTTCAGGAAGCTCTACGCCGATCTGGTGACCCGCATCGACCCCACCCGCCCGCTCGGGCCCGGCAACCGCAGCGAGACGAGGGCCCTGGTGCTGGTCGGCAGGACCGGGGCGGGGAAAAGCTCGATGCTGTCTCGGATCATATCGGACCATCCCGCCTTCCCTGGATTCGGCATTCCCGGCTCCGGCTGCAGGGCGGTGTCGGTGCAGACGCCTTCGCCGTGCAACCCGAAGGCGCTCGGCCTGGAGATCCTGCGGGTGCTCGGCTTCCCTATGGCGGCAGAGCGGCCCGTGCCGGCGGTTTGGGGACGCGTCCGTGACCGCCTCGAATTCCTCGGCAAGGTGGTCCTGCACCTCGACGAGATACACAACGTCCTGGAGACGGCGAACAAGCGTGAGCTGACCCAGATCCGGACCCTCCTGAAGGCGTTCATGATCTCGCCGAACTGGCCGGTGGTGCTGGTCCTGTCCGGGCTTCCGGAGGTGATCCCGTTCTTCGCGGGACTCAACGAGCCCGAGGAGGACGGCAGAACGAACGCCGACACCAAGGGGGAGGTCCGCCGCCGGGCCGTGTTCGTGAACCTGCGCTCGCTCCGGGAGCGCCACGACCCCTCGATGATCGCCGCCGCCGTCACCGACATGGCCGAGGTGGCCGGGATGGGCGTCCCGGATGACATCGGCACGAAGCTCGC from Methylorubrum populi includes these protein-coding regions:
- a CDS encoding Mu transposase C-terminal domain-containing protein gives rise to the protein MSRPDRHHDRIAYGEHDRIRIGKVAYTCVETNEDGYRFRRVDDPDWFEGFTFAEMAVHERSREYRYDREWFKEGKVRARQRSGVANFAEIPERERPKVLWKNAYVERFTAMVLRGEADRSNDGMTAAIEKIAVEVNALECAKIVRRTDEKRAKGKPVPLKKDGTPRAIRSGTEIGSRKKPTYRTLQRWLRIMEECDWAPEALRDNYRHCGDRTPKLEPEAHDLMVEKANKYATQARPPRALLYDELDEALRARNKELAKVGLPPLRLPSRRRFYAEIKSLDAFWVYSRRHTLAAACRKFAAVEDGPAVTRIGERIEMDEWQVSLQTLLVKARVWKDLDPQTRKAVGRARWWLYVAIDRASRCVLGMRLVEKPKASEAVATIRMIISDKSTLSDGSGALTEWSMSTGIGKIVTDWGSAFLAEETRTVVRAMGGTFFHPPAGKAGLRGTIERMFSTIEKRVMGHFTGRTFSNVVQKGDYKADKNASVPLDVLARALVRHVVDDYHNRPHPGLGGETPRNAFLRLRRTTGRIPVPDPHTQRAIFGIEGTCTIDNSGVTILGLRYQNQELYDWFTHKGIHDVPFRLDPEDVGYASVQLGDEWLTVPCRKPELRGVPFRVWREASADLKARHARDAELSRPVVLASVRAFAELAEECRREAGIMEELDTPDSLRRAREALGYGFALPEWDEVDTGDQGGDLLDAVIPATGGEQDDAAAHPAATETPPAPPT
- a CDS encoding TniB family NTP-binding protein — its product is MERVRSRILRTPDRDDETSAAFRKLYADLVTRIDPTRPLGPGNRSETRALVLVGRTGAGKSSMLSRIISDHPAFPGFGIPGSGCRAVSVQTPSPCNPKALGLEILRVLGFPMAAERPVPAVWGRVRDRLEFLGKVVLHLDEIHNVLETANKRELTQIRTLLKAFMISPNWPVVLVLSGLPEVIPFFAGLNEPEEDGRTNADTKGEVRRRAVFVNLRSLRERHDPSMIAAAVTDMAEVAGMGVPDDIGTKLAPRLIHAALYELGTTMQIAHEAIGLAFHSRPRATVLGMKHFKLAYRARTGCLDTANPFVVVNWRKVDCTRVLAKEAESTPVAKPARERR